The following coding sequences lie in one Bacteroidota bacterium genomic window:
- the rpsT gene encoding 30S ribosomal protein S20, with the protein MPNTKSAAKRARQSLKRYLRNRAQRSKMKTLIKKVLRASSRAEAEALYREAQAVIDRLATKGLIHKNKAARKKTQLAHHIARLPA; encoded by the coding sequence ATGCCCAATACGAAATCAGCCGCCAAACGCGCTCGGCAGAGCCTGAAGCGATACTTGCGCAACCGAGCGCAGCGCTCTAAGATGAAGACCCTCATCAAAAAGGTGCTGCGCGCTAGCTCGCGGGCCGAAGCGGAGGCCCTTTACCGAGAAGCTCAGGCGGTCATCGATCGGCTGGCCACGAAAGGGCTTATCCATAAAAACAAGGCAGCTCGCAAGAAAACCCAGCTAGCGCATCATATCGCCCGGCTGCCCGCCTGA
- a CDS encoding hemolysin family protein produces the protein MGDLVLALLGLLLAAFCALFAQAYGQATRAWAELMGLRTPKATAALELLRHPDWYRHGAWLGRILGGVAYAWGAWGALEPHVGQLWVFLLEPYRTLCTGLSGAVLLGVAYYVLAWLLPSLAGRYGADRLVLPLAYPGRALVYLFYPLIYALGRREEQGLGDPPLDLAPQTTAFPDPAFSESLWLERVLALGERRLKDLMVPRTEIEALEEHSSVSEAIARFRQTGYSRLPVYRETIDTIIGLVKVQDLFRRPERILDVLRPVLFAPESKPAAEMLLEFRRTGQHMAIVLDEYGGTAGLITLEDLLEELVGDIQDEYDEEELVLRRLNPHTFILSGRASVEELNARFRLGIPEGDYETLAGYIMDRLGVIPKVNEEFVLDDRFRVIITRATPSRIDLVKLILLSPQERA, from the coding sequence ATGGGCGACCTGGTGCTGGCCCTGTTGGGACTGCTGCTGGCGGCCTTCTGCGCGCTTTTTGCGCAAGCTTATGGGCAGGCTACGCGGGCCTGGGCGGAGCTCATGGGGCTGCGCACCCCAAAGGCGACGGCCGCCTTGGAGCTCCTGCGACATCCCGACTGGTATCGTCACGGGGCCTGGCTTGGCCGCATACTCGGAGGCGTAGCCTACGCCTGGGGCGCATGGGGTGCTCTGGAGCCCCACGTGGGACAGCTCTGGGTTTTCTTGCTGGAGCCCTATCGCACCCTGTGCACGGGGCTTAGCGGGGCCGTGCTATTGGGGGTGGCCTATTACGTTCTGGCCTGGCTCCTGCCCTCTTTAGCGGGCAGGTACGGGGCCGATCGGCTCGTGCTGCCGCTGGCGTATCCCGGCCGAGCCCTCGTGTATCTGTTTTATCCGCTCATCTATGCGCTGGGCCGACGAGAGGAGCAAGGCCTCGGAGATCCCCCGCTTGATCTGGCTCCGCAGACAACCGCTTTCCCGGATCCCGCCTTTTCAGAGTCCCTATGGCTGGAGCGTGTCCTAGCCCTTGGCGAACGACGCCTAAAAGACCTCATGGTGCCCCGGACTGAGATCGAGGCCCTGGAGGAGCACAGCTCGGTTTCGGAGGCGATCGCGCGCTTCCGCCAGACCGGCTATTCGCGCCTGCCCGTCTATCGGGAGACCATCGATACGATCATCGGACTGGTTAAAGTGCAGGACCTGTTTCGGCGGCCGGAGCGGATCTTGGATGTGCTGCGGCCCGTGCTCTTTGCTCCTGAATCCAAGCCCGCCGCGGAGATGCTCCTTGAATTTCGCCGCACGGGCCAGCACATGGCCATCGTGCTAGACGAGTACGGCGGAACAGCCGGGCTGATCACCTTGGAGGATCTGCTCGAAGAACTCGTCGGCGATATCCAGGACGAATACGACGAAGAGGAGCTCGTATTGCGACGCCTCAATCCCCACACGTTCATCTTGAGCGGAAGGGCCTCGGTTGAGGAGCTCAACGCCCGTTTTCGGCTCGGCATCCCGGAAGGCGACTACGAGACGCTGGCCGGCTACATCATGGATCGCCTGGGGGTGATCCCAAAGGTAAACGAAGAGTTCGTGCTGGACGACCGGTTCCGCGTTATCATCACGCGCGCCACCCCTTCGCGCATCGATCTTGTTAAGCTCATCCTCCTATCGCCTCAAGAGCGCGCCTAA
- a CDS encoding enoyl-CoA hydratase-related protein: protein MYQSLLWELAEGIVTLTINRPQVLNALNEEVLRELEAAFTRIYAEPEVRGVILTGAGPKAFAAGADIAELSQLDGLRGWEQARRGQRLLDQIERCPKPVVAAVNGYALGGGCELAMAAHVRFASEIAQFGQPEVNLGLIPGYGGTQRLVRLVGRGRALELLLSGERISAQRAYEIGLVNRVVPADRLLEEARSFLKAVLSKGPVAVRLILEAVQAADLPLEAGLAREAELFGLAMTTRDFREGTRAFLEKRPPVFEGR from the coding sequence ATGTACCAGAGCCTCTTATGGGAGCTGGCCGAGGGGATCGTGACGCTCACGATCAACCGGCCCCAGGTGCTGAACGCCCTCAATGAGGAGGTGCTGCGGGAGCTGGAGGCGGCTTTTACGCGCATCTACGCCGAGCCCGAGGTGCGCGGGGTGATCCTGACCGGGGCCGGGCCGAAGGCCTTCGCCGCCGGCGCCGATATAGCCGAGCTCAGCCAACTGGATGGGCTGCGCGGTTGGGAGCAGGCGCGCCGCGGACAACGCCTATTGGACCAGATCGAACGCTGCCCGAAGCCGGTGGTGGCGGCCGTAAATGGCTATGCCCTGGGCGGAGGCTGTGAGTTGGCCATGGCGGCCCATGTGCGCTTTGCCTCGGAGATCGCCCAGTTCGGGCAGCCGGAGGTCAACTTGGGCCTCATACCGGGATACGGGGGCACGCAGCGGCTTGTACGCCTGGTAGGGCGCGGTCGGGCTTTGGAGCTGTTGCTCAGCGGAGAACGCATTTCGGCCCAGCGCGCCTATGAGATCGGGCTCGTCAATCGGGTGGTGCCGGCCGATCGCCTGCTCGAGGAGGCGCGCTCTTTCCTGAAAGCTGTGCTCAGCAAGGGCCCCGTAGCCGTGCGCCTCATTCTGGAGGCCGTGCAGGCGGCGGATCTGCCTCTGGAGGCCGGCCTGGCCCGGGAGGCTGAGCTTTTCGGATTGGCCATGACGACGCGCGATTTTCGAGAGGGTACGCGCGCGTTTCTGGAAAAGCGTCCGCCCGTCTTCGAGGGGCGTTAA